One region of Polypterus senegalus isolate Bchr_013 chromosome 11, ASM1683550v1, whole genome shotgun sequence genomic DNA includes:
- the smx5 gene encoding smx5, whose amino-acid sequence MISIGQFNCRDLSVISACEAQISAFLKMLFYSFFKSLVGKDVVVELKNDLSICGTLHSVDQYLNIKLTDISVTDPEKYPHMLSVKNCFIRGSVVRYVQLPADEVDTQLLQDAARKEAVQQKQ is encoded by the exons ATGATATCAATTGGTCAGTTCAACTGTCGCGATTTGTCAGTCATAAGTGCATGTGAGGCGCAGATCTCGGCTTTTTTGAAAATG ttgttcTACTCATTTTTTAAGTCCTTAGTTGGGAAGGATGTGGTGGTGGAactaaagaatgatttaag TATCTGTGGCACTCTTCACTCAGTTGACCAG tatCTGAACATCAAACTAACAGACATTAGTGTTACTGACCCAGAAAAGTACCCACACATG CTGTCCGTGAAGAACTGCTTCATTCGAGGATCAGTAGTACGGTATGTTCAGCTTCCTGCTGATGAGGTGGATACCCAGTTACTTCAAGATGCAGCACGAAAGGAGGCTGTGCAGCAAAAGCAgtag